A DNA window from Rhineura floridana isolate rRhiFlo1 chromosome 11, rRhiFlo1.hap2, whole genome shotgun sequence contains the following coding sequences:
- the LOC133366217 gene encoding olfactory receptor 10S1-like: MDPNNQTEVKVFILGGLPNTAELPLFFFLLFLVIYLLTILGNLLILVTILLEPQLHGLPMYFFLCNLSFLDICLSSVTVPKILAGFIMLSYRTISFGGCVIQLYAFHFMASTECFLYTVMAYDRYLAICRPLNYATLMNRRICSGLAAGTWFTGSFHAAIHTSLTFCLPYCGPNRVDYFFCDIPPVLKLACADTAVNHTVTLANIGVVAAGCFGLICISYVYIASAILKIKTTEGRRRAFSTCSAHLTLVLLYFGPPAFIYTHPSSSDSTYGTVAVFYTIITPMLNPFIYTMRNKEVQRALRKLSGRHIASQDR; the protein is encoded by the coding sequence ATGGATCCAAACAACCAAACTGAAGTGAAGGTCTTCATCCTTGGGGGGCTGCCAAACACAGCAGAACTccctctcttcttcttcctcctcttcttggtCATCTACTTGCTGACCATTCTGGGGAACCTCCTCATCCTGGTCACCATCTTGCTTGAACCCCAGCTGCATGGTCTTCCCATGTATTTTTTCCTCTGCAACCTCTCCTTCCTAGACATCTGTCTCTCCTCCGTCACCGTGCCCAAAATCTTGGCCGGCTTCATAATGTTGAGCTACAGAACCATCTCCTTTGGAGGCTGTGTCATCCAGCTCTATGCCTTCCACTTCATGGCAAGCACAGAGTGTTTCCTCTACACTGTCATGGCTTATGATCGCTACCTTGCCATTTGCCGCCCGTTGAACTACGCCACACTAATGAACCGGAGAATCTGCTCTGGACTTGCAGCCGGGACCTGGTTCACTGGTTCATTTCATGCCGCGATCCACACCAGCCTCACTTTTTGTCTTCCCTACTGCGGTCCAAACCGAGTCGACTACTTCTTTTGTGATATACCTCCAGTGCTGAAACTAGCCTGTGCTGACACGGCGGTGAACCATACCGTCACACTGGCCAACATCGGGGTTGTGGCCGCCGGCTGCTTTGGGCTCATATGTATCTCCTATGTCTACATTGCTTCTGCCATTTTGAAAATCAAAACGACGGAGGGAAGACGCCGGGCCTTCTCAACTTGCAGTGCTCACCTTACCTTGGTGCTTTTATACTTCGGGCCTCCAGCCTTTATATACACGCACCCATCTTCAAGCGACTCCACCTATGGGACAGTGGCTGTGTTCTACACCATCATCACTCCCATGTTGAACCCATTCATATACACAATGAGGAACAAGGAGGTCCAAAGGGCACTGAGGAAGTTGTCTGGTAGGCATATAGCTTCTCAGGACAGATAG
- the LOC133366228 gene encoding olfactory receptor 10S1-like, producing the protein MDPNNQTEVKVFILGGLPNTAELPLLFFFLFLVIYLLTILGNLLILVTILLEPQLHGLPMYFFLCNLSFLDICLSSVTVPNLLAGFIMLSYRTISFGGCVIQLCAFQFIGSTECFLYTVMAYDRYLAICRPLNYATLMNRRICSGLAAVTWFAGSFHAAIHTSLTFRLPYCGPNRVDYFFCDIPPVLKLACADTAVNHTVILVNIGVVAAGCFALICISYAYIASAILKIKTTEGRRRAFSTCSAHLTLVLLYFGPPVFIYMHPSSSDSTYGTVAVFYTIITPMLNPFIYTMRNKEVQRALRKLSGRHIASQDR; encoded by the coding sequence ATGGATCCAAATAACCAAACTGAAGTGAAGGTCTTCATCCTTGGGGGGCTGCCAAACACAGCAGAactccctcttctcttcttcttcctcttcttggtCATCTACTTGCTGACCATTCTGGGGAACCTCCTCATCCTGGTCACCATCTTGCTTGAACCCCAGCTGCATGGTCTTCCCATGTATTTTTTCCTCTGCAACCTCTCCTTCCTAGACATCTGTCTCTCCTCCGTCACCGTGCCCAATCTCTTGGCAGGCTTCATAATGTTGAGCTACAGGACCATCTCCTTTGGAGGCTGTGTCATCCAGCTATGTGCTTTCCAGTTTATAGGAAGCACCGAGTGTTTCCTCTACACCGTCATGGCTTATGACCGCTATCTTGCCATTTGCCGCCCGTTGAACTACGCCACGCTAATGAACCgcagaatctgctctgggcttgCAGCTGTGACCTGGTTCGCTGGTTCATTTCATGCTGCGATCCACACCAGCCTCACTTTTCGTCTTCCCTACTGCGGTCCAAACCGAGTTGACTACTTCTTTTGTGATATACCTCCAGTTCTGAAACTAGCCTGTGCCGACACGGCGGTGAACCATACCGTCATACTGGTCAACATTGGGGTTGTGGCTGCTGGCTGCTTTGCGCTCATATGCATCTCCTACGCCTACATTGCTTCTGCCATTTTGAAAATCAAAACGACAGAGGGAAGGCGCCGGGCCTTCTCAACTTGCAGTGCTCACCTTACCTTGGTGCTTTTATACTTCGGGCCTCCAGTCTTTATATACATGCACCCATCTTCAAGCGACTCCACCTATGGGACAGTGGCTGTGTTCTACACCATCATCACTCCCATGTTGAACCCATTCATATACACAATGAGGAACAAGGAGGTCCAAAGGGCACTGAGGAAGTTGTCTGGTAGGCATATAGCTTCTCAGGATAGATAG